A DNA window from Doryrhamphus excisus isolate RoL2022-K1 chromosome 2, RoL_Dexc_1.0, whole genome shotgun sequence contains the following coding sequences:
- the LOC131105443 gene encoding 3-hydroxy-3-methylglutaryl-coenzyme A reductase-like isoform X1 yields the protein MLARLFRLHGLLVAAHPWEVIIGTLALTVCLMSMNSLAASSHMCSWNNCPKVDQQVHSSDVIILTVTRCVAIVYIYFQFKNLRQLGSKYILGIAGLFTLFSSFVFSSVVIHFFGRELTGLNEALPFFLLLIDLSKACTLAKFALSSNSQEEVRENISQGMAILGPTFTLDALVECLVIGIGTMSGVPQLEIMCCFGCMSVLANYFVFMTFFPACVSLVLELSMESREGRPIWQLSHFAHVLAEEEHNKPNPVTQRVKLIMSLGLALVHAHTRLAAEHPGHNRTVEGSVQKRLESGASMRPLQLNGMDLEQVITLGLALLLAVKYVVFEQTETESSLSIKSPIGSSSPPAQKLVTAESCRRMDLKKTAIAAAEEECKLVCGEMEDTRGPPAAPHGTEDSSAQSVSDVAPRTLEECLDILADPQRGARCLSDAEVMSLVASRSILNYKLESVLETPERGVAIRREMLSSKLPVASALSSLPYKDFDYAKVMGTCCENVIGYMPVPVGVAGPLQLDDKQFYVPMATTEGCLVASTNRGCRALSLSGGCHSSVLADSMTRGPVVRLPSACRAAEVKTWLESSDGFSSVKEAFDETSRFARLEKLLVGLAGRNLYIRFESRTGDAMGMNMLSKGCEKALLRLQQQHPDMEVLSVSGNYCTDKKSAAINWILGRGKCAVCEATIPAKVVKEVLKSSTASLVELNINKNLVGSAMAGSIGGFNAHAANIVAAIFIACGQDPAQTVGSSNCITQMEATGPDGQDLYISCTMPSIELGTVGGGTNLAPQQACLQMLGVQGTRPDQPGENARQLARVVCATVLAGELSLMAALEAGHLVKSHMTHNRSKLNLAQAMSSNPGGAV from the exons ATGTTGGCGAGACTGTTCAGGCTCCACGGGCTGCTGGTGGCCGCCCACCCGTGGGAGGTGATCATCGGCACGCTGGCGCTCACCGTCTGCCTCATGTCCATGAACAGCCTGGCCGCCAGCAGCCACATGTGCAGCTGGAACAACTGTCCCAAGGTAGACCAG caagTCCACAGCAGCGACGTTATCATCCTAACAGTCACACGCTGCGTCGCCATCGTTTACATCTACTTCCAGTTCAAGAACCTCCGACAGCTGGGCTCCAAATACATACTGG GCATCGCGGGATTATTCACACTGTTTTCCAGCTTTGTTTTCAGTTCAGTCGTCATCCATTTTTTTGGCCGAGAGCTGACGGGCCTCAA TGAAGCGCTAcctttcttccttctcctcatcGACCTTTCCAAAGCCTGCACGCTGGCCAAATTTGCCCTCAGCTCCAACTCTCAG GAGGAGGTGAGGGAGAACATCTCCCAAGGTATGGCCATCTTGGGTCCCACCTTCACTCTGGACGCTCTGGTGGAGTGCCTGGTCATCGGAATTGGGACCATGTCAG GCGTGCCGCAGCTGGAGATCATGTGTTGCTTCGGCTGCATGTCGGTCCTCGCTAACTACTTTGTCTTCATGACCTTCTTCCCCGCGTGCGTCTCCCTGGTTCTGGAG CTCTCCATGGAGAGTCGCGAGGGTCGTCCCATTTGGCAGCTGAGCCACTTCGCCCACGTGCTGGCCGAGGAGGAGCACAACAAGCCCAACCCTGTGACGCAGCGGGTGAAGCTCATCATG TCTCTGGGTTTGGCTCTGGTCCACGCTCACACTCGACTGGCGGCCGAGCATCCCGGACACAACCGCACCGTGGAGGGATCCGTGCAGAAGAGGCTGGAGTCGGGCGCCTCCATGCGTCCACTGCAGCTCAACGG CATGGACCTGGAGCAGGTGATCACGCTTGGCCTGGCACTGCTGCTCGCCGTCAAGTACGTCGTCTTTGAGCAGACGGAGACGGAGTCCTCGCTGTCCATCAAGAGTCCCATCGGCAGCAGCTCGCCGCCTGCGCAGAAGCTGGTGACGGCAGAGAGCTGTCGCAGGATGGACCTCAAGAAGACCGCCATTGCCGCCGCAGAAGAAGAGTGTAAACTCGTGTGCGGGGAGATGG AAGACACGAGGGGACCCCCGGCAGCTCCACATGGAACTGAAGATTCCTCAGCACAGAGCGTGTCAGATGTAGCACCGCGGACATTGGAGGAATGTCTGGACATCCTCGCTGACCCCCAG CGAGGAGCCCGTTGCCTTAGCGACGCCGAGGTGATGAGCCTGGTGGCGTCCCGCAGCATCCTCAACTACAAGCTGGAGTCTGTGCTGGAGACCCCAGAGAGGGGCGTGGCCATTAGGAGGGAAATGTTGTCATCAAAGCTTCCCGTCGCCTCCGCCTTGTCTTCACTTCCTTATAAGGACTTTGACTACGCCAAG GTGATGGGCACCTGCTGCGAGAACGTCATCGGGTACATGCCGGTGCCGGTTGGGGTGGCGGGTCCACTCCAGTTGGACGACAAGCAGTTTTATGTTCCCATGGCGACCACAGAGGGCTGCCTGGTGGCCAGCACCAACAGAGGCTGCAGGGCTCTTTCT CTGAGCGGGGGCTGCCACAGCAGCGTCCTCGCTGACAGCATGACCCGGGGGCCCGTTGTACGCCTGCCCTCGGCCTGCCGGGCCGCCGAAGTCAAAACGTGGCTGGAGAGCTCAGACGGCTTCAGCAGCGTCAAAGAGGCCTTCGACGAGACCAGCAG GTTTGCCCGTCTGGAGAAGCTGCTGGTTGGCTTGGCGGGGAGGAACCTCTACATCCGCTTTGAGTCTCGCACAGGCGACGCCATGGGCATGAACATGCTATCCAAG GGCTGTGAGAAGGCTCTGCTCCGtctccagcagcagcacccCGACATGGAGGTCCTCTCCGTCAGCGGCAACTACTGCACCGACAAGAAGTCCGCCGCCATTAACTGGATCTTGGGCCGGGGAAAGTGTGCTGTGTGCGAGGCCACCATCCCCGCTAAGGTGGTcaaagag GTTCTGAAGAGCAGCACAGCGTCTCTGGTGGAGCTCAACATCAACAAGAACCTGGTGGGCTCGGCCATGGCGGGCAGCATCGGCGGTTTCAACGCGCACGCCGCCAACATTGTAGCGGCCATCTTTATCGCCTGTGGGCAG GACCCCGCACAGACGGTGGGAAGCTCCAATTGCATCACTCAGATGGAAGCTACCGGTCCAGACGGCCAGGACCTCTACATCAGCTGCACCATGCCCTCCATCGAGCTGGGCACCGTGGGAGGGGGCACCAACCTGGCCCCACAGCAGGCCTGCCTGCAG ATGCTGGGCGTCCAAGGCACCAGGCCCGACCAGCCAGGAGAGAACGCTCGTCAGCTGGCCCGCGTCGTCTGTGCCACCGTCTTAGCGGGGGAGCTGTCCCTCATGGCGGCCCTCGAAGCGGGACACCTTGTCAAGAGTCACATGACCCACAACAG GTCCAAATTAAATTTAGCACAAGCTATGTCATCAAATCCTGGGGGTGCTGTGTGA
- the LOC131105443 gene encoding 3-hydroxy-3-methylglutaryl-coenzyme A reductase-like isoform X2, translating to MLARLFRLHGLLVAAHPWEVIIGTLALTVCLMSMNSLAASSHMCSWNNCPKVDQQVHSSDVIILTVTRCVAIVYIYFQFKNLRQLGSKYILGIAGLFTLFSSFVFSSVVIHFFGRELTGLNEALPFFLLLIDLSKACTLAKFALSSNSQEEVRENISQGMAILGPTFTLDALVECLVIGIGTMSGVPQLEIMCCFGCMSVLANYFVFMTFFPACVSLVLELSMESREGRPIWQLSHFAHVLAEEEHNKPNPVTQRVKLIMSLGLALVHAHTRLAAEHPGHNRTVEGSVQKRLESGASMRPLQLNGMDLEQVITLGLALLLAVKYVVFEQTETESSLSIKSPIGSSSPPAQKLVTAESCRRMDLKKTAIAAAEEECKLVCGEMDTRGPPAAPHGTEDSSAQSVSDVAPRTLEECLDILADPQRGARCLSDAEVMSLVASRSILNYKLESVLETPERGVAIRREMLSSKLPVASALSSLPYKDFDYAKVMGTCCENVIGYMPVPVGVAGPLQLDDKQFYVPMATTEGCLVASTNRGCRALSLSGGCHSSVLADSMTRGPVVRLPSACRAAEVKTWLESSDGFSSVKEAFDETSRFARLEKLLVGLAGRNLYIRFESRTGDAMGMNMLSKGCEKALLRLQQQHPDMEVLSVSGNYCTDKKSAAINWILGRGKCAVCEATIPAKVVKEVLKSSTASLVELNINKNLVGSAMAGSIGGFNAHAANIVAAIFIACGQDPAQTVGSSNCITQMEATGPDGQDLYISCTMPSIELGTVGGGTNLAPQQACLQMLGVQGTRPDQPGENARQLARVVCATVLAGELSLMAALEAGHLVKSHMTHNRSKLNLAQAMSSNPGGAV from the exons ATGTTGGCGAGACTGTTCAGGCTCCACGGGCTGCTGGTGGCCGCCCACCCGTGGGAGGTGATCATCGGCACGCTGGCGCTCACCGTCTGCCTCATGTCCATGAACAGCCTGGCCGCCAGCAGCCACATGTGCAGCTGGAACAACTGTCCCAAGGTAGACCAG caagTCCACAGCAGCGACGTTATCATCCTAACAGTCACACGCTGCGTCGCCATCGTTTACATCTACTTCCAGTTCAAGAACCTCCGACAGCTGGGCTCCAAATACATACTGG GCATCGCGGGATTATTCACACTGTTTTCCAGCTTTGTTTTCAGTTCAGTCGTCATCCATTTTTTTGGCCGAGAGCTGACGGGCCTCAA TGAAGCGCTAcctttcttccttctcctcatcGACCTTTCCAAAGCCTGCACGCTGGCCAAATTTGCCCTCAGCTCCAACTCTCAG GAGGAGGTGAGGGAGAACATCTCCCAAGGTATGGCCATCTTGGGTCCCACCTTCACTCTGGACGCTCTGGTGGAGTGCCTGGTCATCGGAATTGGGACCATGTCAG GCGTGCCGCAGCTGGAGATCATGTGTTGCTTCGGCTGCATGTCGGTCCTCGCTAACTACTTTGTCTTCATGACCTTCTTCCCCGCGTGCGTCTCCCTGGTTCTGGAG CTCTCCATGGAGAGTCGCGAGGGTCGTCCCATTTGGCAGCTGAGCCACTTCGCCCACGTGCTGGCCGAGGAGGAGCACAACAAGCCCAACCCTGTGACGCAGCGGGTGAAGCTCATCATG TCTCTGGGTTTGGCTCTGGTCCACGCTCACACTCGACTGGCGGCCGAGCATCCCGGACACAACCGCACCGTGGAGGGATCCGTGCAGAAGAGGCTGGAGTCGGGCGCCTCCATGCGTCCACTGCAGCTCAACGG CATGGACCTGGAGCAGGTGATCACGCTTGGCCTGGCACTGCTGCTCGCCGTCAAGTACGTCGTCTTTGAGCAGACGGAGACGGAGTCCTCGCTGTCCATCAAGAGTCCCATCGGCAGCAGCTCGCCGCCTGCGCAGAAGCTGGTGACGGCAGAGAGCTGTCGCAGGATGGACCTCAAGAAGACCGCCATTGCCGCCGCAGAAGAAGAGTGTAAACTCGTGTGCGGGGAGATGG ACACGAGGGGACCCCCGGCAGCTCCACATGGAACTGAAGATTCCTCAGCACAGAGCGTGTCAGATGTAGCACCGCGGACATTGGAGGAATGTCTGGACATCCTCGCTGACCCCCAG CGAGGAGCCCGTTGCCTTAGCGACGCCGAGGTGATGAGCCTGGTGGCGTCCCGCAGCATCCTCAACTACAAGCTGGAGTCTGTGCTGGAGACCCCAGAGAGGGGCGTGGCCATTAGGAGGGAAATGTTGTCATCAAAGCTTCCCGTCGCCTCCGCCTTGTCTTCACTTCCTTATAAGGACTTTGACTACGCCAAG GTGATGGGCACCTGCTGCGAGAACGTCATCGGGTACATGCCGGTGCCGGTTGGGGTGGCGGGTCCACTCCAGTTGGACGACAAGCAGTTTTATGTTCCCATGGCGACCACAGAGGGCTGCCTGGTGGCCAGCACCAACAGAGGCTGCAGGGCTCTTTCT CTGAGCGGGGGCTGCCACAGCAGCGTCCTCGCTGACAGCATGACCCGGGGGCCCGTTGTACGCCTGCCCTCGGCCTGCCGGGCCGCCGAAGTCAAAACGTGGCTGGAGAGCTCAGACGGCTTCAGCAGCGTCAAAGAGGCCTTCGACGAGACCAGCAG GTTTGCCCGTCTGGAGAAGCTGCTGGTTGGCTTGGCGGGGAGGAACCTCTACATCCGCTTTGAGTCTCGCACAGGCGACGCCATGGGCATGAACATGCTATCCAAG GGCTGTGAGAAGGCTCTGCTCCGtctccagcagcagcacccCGACATGGAGGTCCTCTCCGTCAGCGGCAACTACTGCACCGACAAGAAGTCCGCCGCCATTAACTGGATCTTGGGCCGGGGAAAGTGTGCTGTGTGCGAGGCCACCATCCCCGCTAAGGTGGTcaaagag GTTCTGAAGAGCAGCACAGCGTCTCTGGTGGAGCTCAACATCAACAAGAACCTGGTGGGCTCGGCCATGGCGGGCAGCATCGGCGGTTTCAACGCGCACGCCGCCAACATTGTAGCGGCCATCTTTATCGCCTGTGGGCAG GACCCCGCACAGACGGTGGGAAGCTCCAATTGCATCACTCAGATGGAAGCTACCGGTCCAGACGGCCAGGACCTCTACATCAGCTGCACCATGCCCTCCATCGAGCTGGGCACCGTGGGAGGGGGCACCAACCTGGCCCCACAGCAGGCCTGCCTGCAG ATGCTGGGCGTCCAAGGCACCAGGCCCGACCAGCCAGGAGAGAACGCTCGTCAGCTGGCCCGCGTCGTCTGTGCCACCGTCTTAGCGGGGGAGCTGTCCCTCATGGCGGCCCTCGAAGCGGGACACCTTGTCAAGAGTCACATGACCCACAACAG GTCCAAATTAAATTTAGCACAAGCTATGTCATCAAATCCTGGGGGTGCTGTGTGA
- the LOC131105462 gene encoding ceramide transfer protein-like isoform X1, with protein MSDNQSWNSSGSEEDLEPKEDPGHPVGVGEFSGVLSKWTNYIHGWQDRWVVLKNNTLSYYKSQDETEYGCRGSLCLSKAVITPHEFDECRLDISVNDSVWYLRALDPERRHLWIDSIELHRADPGYGSESSLRRHGSMLSLTSAASGYSATSTSSFKKGHSLREKLAEMETFRDILCRQVDTLQKYFDGCADGVSKDELQRDKIVEDDEDDFPNTRTDGDGSKDKLFQCSNPKGVNGIDFKGEAITFKATTAGILATLSHCIDLMVKREDSWQKRLDKEMEKRRRIEESYKSALNELKKKSHFGGPDYEEGPNSLINEEEFFDAVEAALDRQDKIEQCQTDKARTQRSSPVPPPDVFSSSGSHRLAEQVEEMVQSHMTYSLQDVGGDANWQLVVEEGEMKVYRREVEENGIVLDPLKATHSVKGVTGHEVCHYFWDTAYRNDWETTIENFNIVETLSDNAVIVYQTHKRVWPASQRDVLYLSAMRKIVASNENDPDTWLVCNFSVDHEDAQPSSRCVRAKINIAMICQTLVSPPEGDKEISRDNVLCKITYVANVNPGGWAPASVLRAVAKREYPKFLKRFTSYVQEKNAGKPILF; from the exons ATGTCGGACAATCAGAGCTGGAACTCCTCCGGCTCAGAGGAGGACTTGGAGCCCAAAGAGGATCCAGGACACCCGGTCGGCGTCGGTGAGTTCAGCGGGGTCCTCAGCAAG TGGACTAATTACATCCACGGCTGGCAGGACCGCTGGGTGGTTCTGAAGAACAACACACTCAGCTACTACAAGTCCCAGGATGAGACGGAGTACGGCTGTCGTGGCTCCCTGTGCCTCAGCAAAGCGGTTATTACT ccccACGAGTTTGACGAATGCCGACTGGACATCAGCGTCAACGACAGCGTCTGGTACCTGAGGGCCCTGGATCCTGAGCGCAGACACCTGTGGATCGACTCCATCGAGCTGCACAGG GCTGACCCCGGCTATGGTTCCGAGTCCAGCCTGCGACGACATGGCTCCATGCTGTCCCTCACGTCAGCCGCCAGCGGCTACTCGGCCACCTCTACCTCCTCCTTCAAG AAGGGCCACAGCCTGCGAGAGAAGCTGGCGGAGATGGAGACCTTCAGAGACATCCTGTGCAGACAGGTGGACACGCTGCAGAAATACTTTGACGGCTGCGCCGATGGCGTCTCCAAGGACGAACTGCAACGAGACAAAA ttgTGGAGGATGACGAGGATGACTTCCCCAACACCCGCACTGACGGAGACGGCAGCAAAGACAAAC TCTTCCAGTGCTCCAACCCCAAGGGCGTGAACGGCATCGACTTCAAAGGCGAGGCCATCACGTTCAAAGCCACCACCGCCGGGATCCTGGCCACTCTGTCCCACTGCATTGACCTGATGGTGAAGAGGGAGGACAGCTGGCAGAAGAGGCTGGACAAG GAGATGGAGAAGAGGAGACGAATCGAGGAGAGCTACAAGTCGGCGCTGAATGAGCTGAAGAAAAAGTCCCACTTTGGAGGTCCAGATTACGAG GAAGGGCCAAACAGCCTCATTAACGAGGAGGAGTTCTTTGACGCGGTGGAAGCTGCCTTGGATCGACAGGACAAGATAGAACAG TGTCAGACCGACAAGGCAAGAACCCAGAGGTCCAGTCCAGTTCCACCACCAGACGTCTTCTCCAGCTCTGGCTCTCACAGATTAGCTGAACAG gtggaggagatggTGCAGAGTCACATGACCTACTCCCTCCAGGATGTCGGCGGCGATGCCAACTGGCAGCTGGTGGTGGAGGAAGGGGAGATGAAG gtgtaTCGGAGGGAGGTGGAGGAGAACGGGATCGTTTTGGACCCACTGAAGGCCACCCACTCTGTGAAGGGCGTGACGGGCCACGAGGTGTGCCACTACTTCTGGGACACGGCCTACCGCAACGACTGGGAGA CCACCATCGAGAACTTCAACATCGTGGAGACGCTGTCTGATAACGCCGTCATCGTCTACCAAACACACAAg AGGGTGTGGCCCGCCTCCCAGAGGGATGTCCTCTACCTGTCGGCCATGCGCAAGATTGTGGCGAGCAATGAGAACGACCCAGACACCTGGCTGGTGTGCAACTTCTCCGTGGACCACGAGGACGCGCAG CCAAGCAGCCGTTGTGTCCGCGCCAAGATCAACATCGCCATGATTTGTCAGACCCTGGTCAGTCCACCAGAGGGCGACAAGGAGATCAGCAGAGACAACGTCCTGTGTAAAATCACCTATGTGGCCAATG TGAATCCTGGTGGCTGGGCCCCCGCCTCGGTGCTCAGGGCGGTGGCCAAGAGGGAGTACCCCAAGTTCCTGAAGCGCTTCACCTCCTATGTGCAGGAAAAAAACGCCGGCAAGCCCATCTTGTTCTAA
- the LOC131105462 gene encoding ceramide transfer protein-like isoform X2, which yields MSDNQSWNSSGSEEDLEPKEDPGHPVGVGEFSGVLSKWTNYIHGWQDRWVVLKNNTLSYYKSQDETEYGCRGSLCLSKAVITPHEFDECRLDISVNDSVWYLRALDPERRHLWIDSIELHRADPGYGSESSLRRHGSMLSLTSAASGYSATSTSSFKGHSLREKLAEMETFRDILCRQVDTLQKYFDGCADGVSKDELQRDKIVEDDEDDFPNTRTDGDGSKDKLFQCSNPKGVNGIDFKGEAITFKATTAGILATLSHCIDLMVKREDSWQKRLDKEMEKRRRIEESYKSALNELKKKSHFGGPDYEEGPNSLINEEEFFDAVEAALDRQDKIEQCQTDKARTQRSSPVPPPDVFSSSGSHRLAEQVEEMVQSHMTYSLQDVGGDANWQLVVEEGEMKVYRREVEENGIVLDPLKATHSVKGVTGHEVCHYFWDTAYRNDWETTIENFNIVETLSDNAVIVYQTHKRVWPASQRDVLYLSAMRKIVASNENDPDTWLVCNFSVDHEDAQPSSRCVRAKINIAMICQTLVSPPEGDKEISRDNVLCKITYVANVNPGGWAPASVLRAVAKREYPKFLKRFTSYVQEKNAGKPILF from the exons ATGTCGGACAATCAGAGCTGGAACTCCTCCGGCTCAGAGGAGGACTTGGAGCCCAAAGAGGATCCAGGACACCCGGTCGGCGTCGGTGAGTTCAGCGGGGTCCTCAGCAAG TGGACTAATTACATCCACGGCTGGCAGGACCGCTGGGTGGTTCTGAAGAACAACACACTCAGCTACTACAAGTCCCAGGATGAGACGGAGTACGGCTGTCGTGGCTCCCTGTGCCTCAGCAAAGCGGTTATTACT ccccACGAGTTTGACGAATGCCGACTGGACATCAGCGTCAACGACAGCGTCTGGTACCTGAGGGCCCTGGATCCTGAGCGCAGACACCTGTGGATCGACTCCATCGAGCTGCACAGG GCTGACCCCGGCTATGGTTCCGAGTCCAGCCTGCGACGACATGGCTCCATGCTGTCCCTCACGTCAGCCGCCAGCGGCTACTCGGCCACCTCTACCTCCTCCTTCAAG GGCCACAGCCTGCGAGAGAAGCTGGCGGAGATGGAGACCTTCAGAGACATCCTGTGCAGACAGGTGGACACGCTGCAGAAATACTTTGACGGCTGCGCCGATGGCGTCTCCAAGGACGAACTGCAACGAGACAAAA ttgTGGAGGATGACGAGGATGACTTCCCCAACACCCGCACTGACGGAGACGGCAGCAAAGACAAAC TCTTCCAGTGCTCCAACCCCAAGGGCGTGAACGGCATCGACTTCAAAGGCGAGGCCATCACGTTCAAAGCCACCACCGCCGGGATCCTGGCCACTCTGTCCCACTGCATTGACCTGATGGTGAAGAGGGAGGACAGCTGGCAGAAGAGGCTGGACAAG GAGATGGAGAAGAGGAGACGAATCGAGGAGAGCTACAAGTCGGCGCTGAATGAGCTGAAGAAAAAGTCCCACTTTGGAGGTCCAGATTACGAG GAAGGGCCAAACAGCCTCATTAACGAGGAGGAGTTCTTTGACGCGGTGGAAGCTGCCTTGGATCGACAGGACAAGATAGAACAG TGTCAGACCGACAAGGCAAGAACCCAGAGGTCCAGTCCAGTTCCACCACCAGACGTCTTCTCCAGCTCTGGCTCTCACAGATTAGCTGAACAG gtggaggagatggTGCAGAGTCACATGACCTACTCCCTCCAGGATGTCGGCGGCGATGCCAACTGGCAGCTGGTGGTGGAGGAAGGGGAGATGAAG gtgtaTCGGAGGGAGGTGGAGGAGAACGGGATCGTTTTGGACCCACTGAAGGCCACCCACTCTGTGAAGGGCGTGACGGGCCACGAGGTGTGCCACTACTTCTGGGACACGGCCTACCGCAACGACTGGGAGA CCACCATCGAGAACTTCAACATCGTGGAGACGCTGTCTGATAACGCCGTCATCGTCTACCAAACACACAAg AGGGTGTGGCCCGCCTCCCAGAGGGATGTCCTCTACCTGTCGGCCATGCGCAAGATTGTGGCGAGCAATGAGAACGACCCAGACACCTGGCTGGTGTGCAACTTCTCCGTGGACCACGAGGACGCGCAG CCAAGCAGCCGTTGTGTCCGCGCCAAGATCAACATCGCCATGATTTGTCAGACCCTGGTCAGTCCACCAGAGGGCGACAAGGAGATCAGCAGAGACAACGTCCTGTGTAAAATCACCTATGTGGCCAATG TGAATCCTGGTGGCTGGGCCCCCGCCTCGGTGCTCAGGGCGGTGGCCAAGAGGGAGTACCCCAAGTTCCTGAAGCGCTTCACCTCCTATGTGCAGGAAAAAAACGCCGGCAAGCCCATCTTGTTCTAA